AGACTATGAAGTGGTGGGTATTGTACCCTTGGGTGCGGCATATATCATGGTGAATGATCGCCGGATTGATACCTTACCCAAAGCCGCTGGCAAGAAAGTTGCTGTAATGAGCTTCGATGCCACGCAAAAAAAATTAGTCCAAAATATTGGAGCACAACCTGTAACAGTTGACTTAAGCTCAGTCGGTGGCAAGTTCAACAATAGAGAAGTCGACATTATGGCAGCTCCTGCCATTTTATTTGAACCTTTAGAATTAAACAAAGGTATGCAAGATTCCTCTGGAAAAGTGGTGGGTGCAGTGATTCGGTTTCCGTTGGTACAGGTTACAGGCACCTTGATTATGCATCGCCATAAATTTCCAGCAGGTCTGGGCTCAATTGCGCGTGAAATGATCTCCAAACAGCTGAAGCCTGCATTTGACTTTGTCGACAAAGTGGAACGTGATATTCCTGCAAAATATTGGATGGAGCTTCGAGACGCTGAAAAACCAGGTTATTTAAAAATTATGCGTGAAGCCCGCATTCAAATGACCAAAGAAGGTTTTTATGATGTTGAAATGATGCGGATTCTAAAGAGGGTGCGCTGCTCAGATCAACCAAGTCATTATGAATGTGCATTGAAAGATGAATAGACTGAGCGTATTCAAGTTATTTATGACTGATCCAATATTTGAATTGTTTTAAGTGAATAGATCAGTTTTCCAGTTTAGTAACTTTTGAGTGTATTTATTGCACAGCTTGGGCGGATTTATTTTACATATTTGGAGTAAAAGATTCAGTTTCACATTGATCCAAATCTATATATCAATATGGAATTCAGTGTAATCAGTAAATTAATAGTAGCAGCGTTTTTGATTTCTAGTCTTTGTGCATGTTTATGAGTTGATACAGTTTTATGATTTGCTATAAAAAACCTCTCCCTAGCCCTGTCCTATAAGGAGAGGGAGATTCGATTGTGAATTTATTATTGTTCGAAAAAGATTTATGAAAGAGCTCTATTTTATGGGAATTTATAATTTTGTGGCTACATATTCTGCAAAGAAAATAACCCAACAGGGTGCTGTATTGGATTGCATTTAATTTAAAAAAAAGCATAAAAAGGCGAAGTACAATAAATGACTTCGCCTTTTTATTTTCTTATAAATCAGTTTGAATTTTAGAACTGACCTTGTTTTGCGCGTTCTTTCATGACTTTTTTAAGCATTTTACGAGGTAATGTAAACCACGCTAAAATCAATAACAAACAACAAAGACTAAATGCTGCAATATCATAGGCTTCATATAAAGCACGTGACACTTCAAGTACGATGAAATAGCTAAACATCATCATCATGGACATGGCAGAAGCCACAGTACCTTTGGAGACATTCGATGACATCATTGCCATGCGATACAGCACTGAAAAACAGATGCCTTCGCCGAAGCTCATGATGGTCATGCCAATGATGAGTGTCCAAACAAAATACTCTGGCATAAACAATCCAATCAGAATAATCAAAGCACCGATCAACATGGTGGGCAAACCAAACAGCACCGTTTGACCCAATGGATATTTATCAATAATTTTGACCAACATCACACTGCCTAAAATCAGCGCACCCAAGACGGGCACTTGCGCCATACCGTATTGCATACTGCTAAAACCGAACTTTTCCACCAACATGATGGGTGACAATGCAATCCAAAGCATGATGGGTAAACACGCCAAAGGCAGCGCACTGGTCATAATTAAGAATTGCTTGTTTTTATAAACAGTCTTGAAGTCAGTCCAAATATGACGCATCGGTTGTTTAACCAAATTGGCGGCTTGATCTGCAGGCATCGCTATTTTTAAACCCAACCAGCCTAAGATTGCTAATATAGCAATACCGATAAAACCCCAGTGCCAAGACACGTGGTCAATCATGAACGCACCAATGATTGGCCCTAATAACGGTGCAAACAAGGTCATATTGCCCATGATTGCCATAACTTTAATGGCATTACGCTCTTCAAAGTTTTCTTGAATCGCGGCATAGCCAACGGCACTGATGACGGTTAAGCCCATACCTTGAAGGAAACGTAAAGCTAAGAAGCTTTGAATATTTTGAGTGAATAAGATCAGTAAACAAGTTAGCGCAAAAAACAGCGCGCCTGCAAGTAACACTTTTTTACGACCGATACGGTCAGACAGCGGTCCCATAAGCCAAGCAATACAGCCACCGCCGAGCAAATAAAACGACATTGCAGCAGGAGACCATGCGCTACTTACGCCAAAATCACGGGTGACGCCAAGCATGGCGGGTTGAATTAAATCGTTGCCCAAGTAGACAGCGAACTCAAATAAAACCAATGCCAAAGGAAATAACAACGCGGCAAGGGTGAGTTTAGAAATTTGTGGGGAAGACATTTTTTTCAACATAAGTATTACAAGCGATCGAAGCTGGGGTACTTTTTAAAAATAAAAGTGACTCCAGCCCCTGACCAGCAGGAGAGTTAAAGTGATTTTGCAAAGAGAACAGTAATAGTAATGCACAGCAC
This genomic window from Acinetobacter sp. TGL-Y2 contains:
- a CDS encoding MdfA family multidrug efflux MFS transporter, whose translation is MSSPQISKLTLAALLFPLALVLFEFAVYLGNDLIQPAMLGVTRDFGVSSAWSPAAMSFYLLGGGCIAWLMGPLSDRIGRKKVLLAGALFFALTCLLILFTQNIQSFLALRFLQGMGLTVISAVGYAAIQENFEERNAIKVMAIMGNMTLFAPLLGPIIGAFMIDHVSWHWGFIGIAILAILGWLGLKIAMPADQAANLVKQPMRHIWTDFKTVYKNKQFLIMTSALPLACLPIMLWIALSPIMLVEKFGFSSMQYGMAQVPVLGALILGSVMLVKIIDKYPLGQTVLFGLPTMLIGALIILIGLFMPEYFVWTLIIGMTIMSFGEGICFSVLYRMAMMSSNVSKGTVASAMSMMMMFSYFIVLEVSRALYEAYDIAAFSLCCLLLILAWFTLPRKMLKKVMKERAKQGQF